A genome region from Deinococcus sp. HSC-46F16 includes the following:
- a CDS encoding molybdopterin oxidoreductase family protein → MSAPATRDVLLTCPLDCPDACRLRITLERGEDGRERAVKLTGDAAHPYTKGFACVKTVHYPARQHHPQRPIYPLRRVNPKTDPEPQFERVTWDEALGDIAARLRHLLDTRGPSSILRYHYAGTMGLMENSHAHALWRALGTPELDETICATAGTAAWAVGYGSRLTVDPLDVPHARLIVLWGINSLSTHSHLTPQMTAARKAGARIIHVDPYRNRTSGYADTHLKLKPGTDAALALGVMHELFAHGWTDEAYLAEATTGVEDLREAAREWTPERTAEVTGLTVEEVRDLAHAIGTTRPTYIRVGYGMTRHENGGTALRAVTLIPALTGDWRQRGGGVCLSTSGAFALNRTRLGGAHLIREGVPHVNMNELASALAPDAGFGAAVIYNCNPAVVAPDSSRVRAGLQRDDLLVVVLEQAMTETARLADYVLPATTFMEHPDVYTSYGHHWLGYNPAELEAPGEARPNSWVFQQLARRLGVTEPSVYWTVDDLLAEVLNTDHPFLAGITPERLKAEGSVRLGIPEGFLPYAHGADTPSGKVQLSPAPRYQPVGAALNPDYPVRLLTPPAHHFLNSTYGNLANLNRAEGGEPHVLVHPEDAEGYGLDDGGYARIVSEVGQVRRRVKVTQAAQPGVAVVEGTWWGLSAPDGESINAVTAQTLTDLGGGSTFHNTRVRLEPISSGA, encoded by the coding sequence ATGTCCGCGCCCGCCACCCGCGATGTCCTCCTCACCTGTCCCCTCGACTGCCCCGATGCCTGCCGCCTGCGGATCACCCTGGAGCGCGGCGAGGACGGCCGCGAGCGGGCGGTCAAGCTCACCGGGGACGCGGCGCATCCATACACGAAGGGCTTCGCCTGTGTGAAGACGGTTCACTACCCCGCGCGCCAGCACCACCCGCAGCGGCCCATCTACCCCCTGCGCCGGGTCAACCCCAAGACCGACCCCGAGCCGCAATTCGAGCGGGTGACCTGGGACGAGGCGCTGGGCGACATCGCGGCCCGGCTGCGGCACCTGCTGGACACGCGCGGCCCGTCCTCCATCCTGCGCTACCACTACGCGGGCACGATGGGCCTGATGGAGAACTCGCACGCCCACGCGCTGTGGCGGGCGCTGGGCACCCCCGAACTCGACGAGACGATCTGCGCGACGGCGGGCACGGCGGCCTGGGCGGTGGGCTACGGCTCGCGCCTGACGGTGGACCCGCTCGACGTGCCGCACGCCCGATTGATCGTGCTGTGGGGCATCAACAGCCTCAGCACCCACAGCCACCTGACGCCGCAGATGACGGCGGCCCGCAAAGCAGGTGCACGCATCATCCATGTGGACCCCTACCGCAACCGCACAAGCGGGTACGCCGACACCCACCTCAAGCTGAAGCCGGGGACGGACGCGGCGCTCGCCTTGGGCGTGATGCACGAACTGTTCGCCCACGGCTGGACGGACGAGGCGTACCTCGCCGAGGCGACGACCGGGGTGGAGGATCTGCGCGAGGCCGCCCGCGAGTGGACCCCCGAGCGCACGGCGGAAGTGACCGGCCTGACGGTGGAGGAGGTGCGCGACCTCGCCCACGCCATCGGGACCACCCGGCCCACCTACATCCGGGTCGGGTACGGGATGACCCGCCACGAGAACGGCGGCACGGCGCTGCGGGCGGTCACGCTGATTCCGGCCCTGACGGGCGACTGGCGGCAGCGGGGCGGGGGGGTGTGCCTCAGCACCAGCGGGGCCTTCGCGCTCAACCGCACCCGGCTGGGGGGTGCCCACCTGATCCGCGAAGGCGTGCCCCACGTCAACATGAATGAGCTGGCGAGCGCCCTGGCCCCCGACGCGGGGTTCGGCGCGGCCGTGATCTACAACTGCAACCCGGCGGTGGTCGCGCCCGATTCCTCGCGGGTGCGGGCGGGCCTCCAGCGGGACGACCTCCTCGTGGTCGTGCTGGAACAGGCGATGACCGAAACGGCGCGGCTGGCCGACTATGTGCTCCCCGCGACGACCTTCATGGAACACCCGGATGTGTACACGAGCTATGGCCACCACTGGCTGGGCTACAACCCGGCCGAGCTGGAGGCCCCCGGCGAGGCCCGGCCCAACTCCTGGGTGTTTCAGCAGCTCGCCCGCCGCCTCGGCGTGACCGAACCCAGCGTGTACTGGACGGTGGACGACCTGCTGGCCGAGGTGCTGAACACGGACCATCCCTTCCTCGCGGGCATTACCCCCGAGCGGCTGAAGGCCGAGGGCAGCGTGCGGCTGGGCATTCCCGAGGGCTTCCTGCCCTACGCGCATGGGGCCGACACCCCCAGCGGCAAGGTGCAGCTCTCGCCTGCGCCGAGGTACCAGCCGGTGGGCGCGGCGCTGAACCCCGACTACCCGGTGCGCCTGCTCACGCCGCCCGCCCACCATTTCCTGAACTCGACCTACGGCAACCTCGCCAACCTCAACCGCGCCGAGGGGGGCGAGCCGCACGTCCTCGTCCACCCCGAGGACGCCGAGGGCTACGGGCTGGACGACGGCGGCTATGCCCGCATCGTCAGCGAGGTGGGGCAGGTGCGCCGGCGGGTGAAGGTGACCCAGGCCGCGCAGCCCGGCGTGGCGGTCGTGGAGGGGACGTGGTGGGGCCTCTCGGCGCCGGATGGCGAGAGCATCAATGCGGTGACCGCGCAGACACTCACGGATCTGGGCGGGGGAAGCACCTTTCACAACACGCGGGTGCGGCTGGAGCCGATCAGTTCAGGGGCCTGA
- a CDS encoding phosphotransferase — protein sequence MSGWGHGRPRYTLSRRAAYSTLSAQALAAWVGERYACTGPVTCTLLRRGLNDTYRVTGLAGRDRAVLRVYRSGWRSPGEVEWELGFLRHLAGAGCGVSGPLPQLGGAYWEVLEAAEGPRVAALFGWVEGRWLEAVPEDAAAYGETAARLHMAADAYCAAGRFTLDLDHLLTQPLARIRPLLADAPEVWAELEAAAHRTHAAITAIAPELEWGPCHGDLHEGNARLGEDGTVRLFDFDCGGPGWRAYDLAVYGWSLFSNSGTSSETAREAWRAFLAAYQGVRPLGAADLQALPLFVTARAIWFMGLTAGRAHEYGTEVPDLGFFQYGLKFMGDWEAWPEA from the coding sequence GTGTCAGGGTGGGGGCATGGCCGTCCCCGTTACACCCTTTCCCGCCGCGCCGCCTACTCCACCCTCTCGGCGCAGGCTCTGGCTGCCTGGGTGGGGGAGCGGTACGCCTGCACTGGCCCCGTCACCTGCACCCTGCTGCGGCGCGGGCTGAACGACACCTACCGCGTGACCGGGCTGGCAGGGCGGGACCGCGCGGTGCTGCGCGTGTACCGCTCGGGCTGGCGCTCGCCGGGGGAGGTGGAGTGGGAACTCGGGTTCTTGCGGCATCTGGCGGGGGCAGGCTGCGGCGTCTCGGGGCCGCTCCCGCAGCTCGGCGGGGCGTACTGGGAGGTGCTGGAGGCCGCCGAGGGGCCACGGGTCGCCGCCCTGTTCGGGTGGGTGGAGGGCCGCTGGCTGGAGGCGGTGCCGGAAGACGCGGCGGCGTATGGGGAGACGGCGGCCCGGCTGCACATGGCGGCCGATGCCTACTGCGCAGCAGGCCGCTTCACCCTGGACCTCGACCACCTGCTGACCCAGCCCCTGGCCCGGATTCGCCCTCTGCTGGCCGACGCGCCCGAAGTCTGGGCCGAGCTGGAGGCCGCCGCCCACCGCACCCACGCGGCCATAACTGCAATCGCCCCGGAACTGGAGTGGGGTCCCTGTCACGGCGATCTCCACGAGGGCAACGCCCGGCTGGGAGAGGACGGGACCGTGCGGCTCTTCGACTTCGACTGCGGCGGCCCCGGCTGGCGGGCCTACGATCTGGCGGTCTACGGGTGGAGCCTGTTTTCCAACAGCGGGACTTCATCTGAGACAGCACGGGAAGCCTGGCGAGCCTTTCTCGCCGCCTATCAGGGTGTGCGGCCCCTGGGGGCGGCGGACCTTCAGGCCCTGCCCCTGTTCGTGACCGCGCGGGCGATCTGGTTCATGGGCCTGACCGCGGGCCGCGCCCACGAGTACGGCACCGAGGTCCCGGACCTGGGATTTTTTCAGTACGGCCTGAAGTTCATGGGCGATTGGGAGGCGTGGCCGGAAGCCTGA
- the ruvB gene encoding Holliday junction branch migration DNA helicase RuvB: MTEPLDAALRPKTLTEYVGQERLKEKLSVYLQAAKGRREALDHTLLFGPPGLGKTTLAHIIAHELGVNIRVTSGPAIEKPGDLAAILTNSLEEGDVLFIDEIHRLGRVAEEHLYPAMEDFKLDIVLGQGPAARTIELPLPRFTLVGATTRPGLITAPMRSRFGIIEHLEYYTPEEIGTNLMRDARLLGFGLTEDSAIEIGARSRGTMRIAKRLLRRVRDYAEVAGESTIELPRAMDALDRLGLDSAGLDDRDKKYLETLIHRFAGGPVGVDTLATAISEDALTLEDVYEPYLIQLGFIKRTPRGRVATAHAYDHLGLPVSGRDEEGMGFYAN; encoded by the coding sequence ATGACCGAACCGCTCGACGCCGCCCTGCGGCCCAAGACGCTGACCGAGTACGTGGGGCAGGAACGCCTCAAGGAAAAGCTCTCGGTGTACCTCCAGGCCGCCAAGGGCCGCCGCGAGGCGCTGGACCACACCCTGCTCTTCGGCCCCCCCGGACTGGGCAAGACCACCCTGGCGCACATCATCGCGCACGAACTCGGGGTGAATATCCGTGTCACGTCGGGTCCGGCCATCGAGAAGCCGGGCGACCTCGCCGCCATCCTGACGAACAGCCTGGAGGAAGGCGACGTGCTGTTCATCGACGAGATTCACCGGCTGGGGCGGGTGGCCGAGGAGCACCTCTACCCCGCGATGGAGGACTTCAAGCTCGACATTGTGCTGGGGCAGGGACCGGCGGCGCGGACCATCGAGCTGCCGCTGCCGCGCTTCACGCTGGTGGGCGCGACGACCCGGCCCGGCCTGATCACCGCACCCATGCGCAGCCGATTCGGGATCATCGAGCACCTGGAGTACTACACCCCGGAGGAAATCGGCACCAACCTGATGCGCGACGCCCGGCTGCTGGGCTTCGGGCTGACCGAGGACTCGGCGATCGAGATCGGCGCCCGCTCACGCGGCACCATGCGCATCGCCAAGCGGCTGCTGCGGCGGGTGCGCGATTACGCCGAGGTCGCGGGCGAAAGCACCATCGAGCTGCCCCGCGCGATGGACGCCCTCGACCGGCTGGGCCTGGACTCGGCGGGCCTCGACGACCGCGACAAGAAGTACCTCGAAACCTTGATCCACCGCTTCGCGGGCGGCCCGGTGGGGGTTGACACCCTCGCCACGGCCATCAGCGAGGACGCCCTGACCCTGGAGGACGTGTACGAGCCGTACCTGATCCAGCTCGGCTTCATCAAGCGCACGCCCCGGGGCCGCGTCGCCACCGCGCACGCCTATGACCACCTCGGCCTGCCGGTGAGCGGCCGGGACGAGGAGGGCATGGGGTTCTACGCAAACTGA
- a CDS encoding SCO family protein translates to MKWLTAVLLAVAAVLGGLLLYRSVSPAPAGGTALDTPVDLPALRLVNERGEATPLNASGGRIRLVFYGFVRCPDVCPATLASLARVYADLPEAQRERVQVQFITVDPGHDRPEVVRDYLGRFNPAFSGLTGEAATIDEAARVMFVANVKPLPQPVGDHNAHLGHGSGGALDAGNGAANAEAAGATAAEAARIHGDQVSVVDPQGRFVRVYANGEVLDGTLAADLPGLIRTYGGS, encoded by the coding sequence ATGAAGTGGCTCACGGCAGTGCTGTTGGCGGTCGCGGCGGTCCTGGGAGGGCTGCTGCTGTACCGGAGCGTCTCCCCTGCCCCGGCGGGGGGCACAGCGCTGGACACCCCGGTGGACCTGCCCGCCCTGCGGCTGGTCAACGAGCGGGGCGAGGCCACGCCCCTGAACGCGTCAGGCGGCCGGATACGGCTGGTCTTTTACGGCTTCGTGCGCTGCCCGGACGTGTGCCCGGCGACGCTGGCGAGCCTCGCGCGGGTGTATGCCGACCTACCGGAAGCCCAGCGCGAGCGGGTGCAGGTGCAGTTCATCACGGTGGACCCGGGGCATGACCGTCCCGAGGTGGTACGCGACTACTTGGGCCGCTTCAACCCCGCCTTCTCCGGACTGACGGGCGAGGCCGCCACCATTGATGAAGCTGCCCGCGTGATGTTCGTGGCGAACGTGAAGCCGCTGCCCCAGCCTGTGGGGGACCACAACGCCCACCTGGGGCACGGGAGCGGGGGAGCGCTGGACGCCGGAAACGGCGCCGCCAACGCCGAAGCTGCCGGAGCCACGGCTGCCGAGGCCGCCCGTATCCACGGCGATCAGGTCAGCGTGGTGGACCCCCAGGGCCGCTTCGTACGCGTGTATGCCAACGGCGAGGTGCTGGACGGTACCCTGGCCGCCGACCTGCCCGGCCTGATCCGGACCTATGGCGGGTCCTGA
- a CDS encoding ArsC/Spx/MgsR family protein — MTAPQVQMFGLKKSAATRAAERFFKERRVKIHFVDLAAKPIAKGELTRFVQKFGLNALLDLEGKAYERSNLAYLRTTEEGIIARIIETPELLRLPLVRGGKVLTVGEDPEGWARMLEG, encoded by the coding sequence ATGACCGCCCCCCAGGTTCAGATGTTCGGCCTGAAAAAGAGTGCCGCCACCCGCGCTGCCGAGCGCTTTTTCAAGGAGCGGCGGGTCAAGATTCACTTCGTCGATCTGGCGGCCAAACCCATCGCCAAAGGGGAACTGACCCGCTTTGTGCAAAAGTTCGGGCTGAACGCGCTGCTGGACCTGGAGGGCAAGGCCTACGAACGCAGCAACCTCGCCTACCTCCGCACCACCGAAGAAGGCATCATCGCCCGCATCATCGAGACGCCCGAGCTGCTGCGGTTGCCGCTGGTGCGCGGCGGCAAGGTGCTGACCGTGGGCGAGGACCCAGAGGGCTGGGCGCGGATGCTGGAGGGGTAG